The segment AACCCGTGGAAGAGGGAGCGTTTAATACCGGCTCGCGCGGCTCGCTAGTCGCTATCGAACCGGGCGTATCCACGGCTTATGCCCTGGAGAACGCGCAGCAGCGCGGCGAATTATTTATCGGTCCGAATGTCGAGGTATACGAGGGGATGATAGTTGGCGAGAACCCGCGCGGCGAGGACATGCCGCTCAGCCCCTGCAAAATGAAGAAACTCACGAACATGAGGTCGTCCACCTCCGATATCGCGGTAGTGCTTACGCCGCCGAGGGAATTGTCCCTTGAGCTGGCTATCGAGTATATCGGGCCGGATGAACTTGTTGAAGTCACGCCGAAAAGCATACGCCTGCGCAAGAAGATACTGGATACGCTGGCCAGGAAACGCGCCGGCAGGGATAACAAGGAGTAAGGAGATGGCCGTGAATTTTTCTTTCGATATCGTCTCGGAGATCGACCTGCAGGAAGTCGATAACGCCGTAAACCAGGCGAAAAAGGAGCTCTCCCAGAGGTTCGACTTCAGGGGCAGTAAATCCTCCATCGATTATAACCGCGAAGAGAAGAAGATAACCCTTATCGCGGACGACGACTTTAAATTGCGCTCCCTCCAGGATATACTTAACGGCAGGATGATAAAACGCAATATCTCGATCAAGGCCCTTACCTATAAGGAGCCGGAGAAGGCGTTCGAGGGGACGTTCCGCCAGGTGATCGAGCTTGTGAGCGGGCTGGAGCGCGAGAAACAAAAGGAACTTGTGAAAATAATCAGGGACCTGAGTCCCAAGATACAGACCCAGATAGAAGGCGAAAAGATAAAGGTCTCCTCCCCGAAAAAGGACGACCTCCAGACCGTGATAAATCACCTGCGGAGCATAGAATTCCCCGTAGCGCTTCAATTTACTAATTACAGGTAGTATGATATAATTTTCTCCGCGACGCGCCCGTAGCTCAACTGGATAGAGCGTTGGTCTACGGAACCAAAGGTTGGGCGTTCGACCCGCCCCGGGCGCGCCATTTTTATTCGAAAATGAGCAAGATAGACGAAATATACATGTCCGAAGCCCTCAAGCAGGCCTACGAGGCGTTCGGGGCGGACGAGGTGCCGGTCGGCGCCGTCATAGTCCACGAGGGCCGGATAATCGCGCGCGCCCACAACCAAATAGAGATGCTCAAGGATCCCACCGCGCACGCGGAGATGATAGCCATTACACAGGCGGCCGCGTATCTCAAAAGCGTGCGGTTGCCCGGCTGTTCCATATATGCTACAATTGAACCGTGTTCGATGTGCGCCGGAGCGCT is part of the Candidatus Omnitrophota bacterium genome and harbors:
- a CDS encoding translational GTPase TypA, whose amino-acid sequence is ELHLAILVEQMRREGFELQVSQPEVIYHEKGGVKQEPFEFLTIEIPAEYQGSVIEEVGRRKGKLKHVSQSATGSLHLEYQISTRGIIGLKGALMTKTRGMAVINHVFDEYKPVEEGAFNTGSRGSLVAIEPGVSTAYALENAQQRGELFIGPNVEVYEGMIVGENPRGEDMPLSPCKMKKLTNMRSSTSDIAVVLTPPRELSLELAIEYIGPDELVEVTPKSIRLRKKILDTLARKRAGRDNKE
- the tadA gene encoding tRNA adenosine(34) deaminase TadA, whose product is MSKIDEIYMSEALKQAYEAFGADEVPVGAVIVHEGRIIARAHNQIEMLKDPTAHAEMIAITQAAAYLKSVRLPGCSIYATIEPCSMCAGALVLARVKHIYYGAKDPKTGACGSVFDIAGSKKLNHRVKATGGILAEDCGSLMTEFFRKQRKKGKK
- a CDS encoding YajQ family cyclic di-GMP-binding protein, giving the protein MAVNFSFDIVSEIDLQEVDNAVNQAKKELSQRFDFRGSKSSIDYNREEKKITLIADDDFKLRSLQDILNGRMIKRNISIKALTYKEPEKAFEGTFRQVIELVSGLEREKQKELVKIIRDLSPKIQTQIEGEKIKVSSPKKDDLQTVINHLRSIEFPVALQFTNYR